Proteins from a single region of Synchiropus splendidus isolate RoL2022-P1 chromosome 3, RoL_Sspl_1.0, whole genome shotgun sequence:
- the LOC128756346 gene encoding copine-3-like translates to MASCGPPTLGPTHLATKVELTISCENLLDMDIFSKSDPLCALYINSTGSQWYEFGRTEMILNCLNPKFSKKFVVDYYFEMVQRLRFCVYDIDNNTYDLGDDDFLGELECTLGQIVSSKRMTRPLVLKSGRPAGHGTITICAEEITDTRVANFEVSARRLEKMYLWWTDPFIELYKQTETGWLLAHRTEVIKNNLNPTWRPFRVSLRSLCGGDVERAIKVDCFDYHVNGSHKLIGSFQTTLAELQGATHTSPVEFECINSKKVKKKGYKNSGVICIKRCQIEREFTFLDYIMGGCQINFSIAIDFTGSNLDPSLPQSLHYINPEGYNEYLTAIWAVGHVIQDYDSNKKFPVFGFGAQVPPTWQVSHEFPINFNPSNPFCDGIEGVVAAYQACLPQLKLWGPTNFAPIIRHVACFARQALRQNTASQYYVLLILTDGAITDMDETRTAIVEASHLPMSIIIVGVGGADFEAMEFLDSDERLLRSPRGDTAARDIVQFVPFRMFNGNHMTLTQSVLAELPDQVTSFFNSYKLRPPNISNNPEPS, encoded by the exons ATGGCTTCGTGCGGCCCTCCCACGCTGGGACCCACTCATCTGGCTACCAAGGTGGAACTGACCATCTCTTGTGAGAATCTGCTGGACATGGACATCTTTTCTAAGTCGGACCCGCTATGTGCGCTGTACATCAACTCCACTGGCTCCCAGTGGTACGAG TTCGGGCGCACTGAGATGATTTTAAACTGCTTGAATCCAAAGTTCTCCAAGAAGTTTGTTGTGGACTACTATTTCGAAATGGTGCAGAGACTCAGGTTTTGTGTCTACGACATCGATAACAACACCTACGACCTTGGGGATGATGACTTCCTTGGTGAGCTTGAATGTACCCTCGGACAG ATTGTCTCCAGCAAAAGGATGACTCGACCGTTAGTCTTAAAAAGTGGAAGACCTGCAGGTCACGGAACGATCACA atATGTGCGGAAGAAATAACTGACACCCGAGTGGCTAATTTTGAGGTGTCTGCCCGAAGGCTAGAAAAGATg TATTTGTGGTGGACTGACCCGTTTATTGAACTCTACAAGCAAACGGAGACAGGATGGCTGCTGGCTCACAGGACCGAG GTGATAAAGAACAACTTAAACCCGACGTGGAGACCGTTCCGCGTCTCTCTCCGTTCTCTTTGTGGAGGAGATGTGGAAAGGGCTATTAAG GTTGACTGCTTTGATTATCATGTCAACGGCTCCCACAAACTCATCGGGAGCTTTCAAACCACGTTGGCTGAGTTGCAAGGTGCAACACACACCTCCCCG GTTGAATTTGAATGCATTAACTcaaagaaggtgaagaagaaaggTTATAAAAACTCTGGTGTCATTTGCATCAAGCGCTGCCAG ATCGAGAGGGAGTTCACCTTTCTGGATTACATCATGGGAGGATGTCAGATCAACTTCTCT ATTGCAATAGATTTCACAGGCTCGAACTTGGATCCCAGCCTGCCGCAGTCCCTCCACTATATCAACCCAGAGGGCTATAATGAGTATCTGACAGCCATCTGGGCGGTGGGTCACGTCATTCAAGACTACGACAG TAACAAGAAGTTTCCTGTCTTTGGATTTGGGGCGCAGGTGCCCCCAACCTGGCAG GTTTCCCATGAGTTCCCCATCAATTTTAACCCATCGAATCCATTCTGCGATG GCATCGAGGGTGTGGTTGCTGCTTATCAGGCGTGTTTACCTCAACTGAAGCTCTGGGGCCCCACCAACTTTGCACCAATCATCAGGCACGTGGCGTGCTTTGCCAGACAAGCTTTGCGCCAGAACACGGCCTCA CAATACTACGTGCTGCTCATCCTCACAGACGGAGCCATCACTGACATGGACGAGACCCGCACAGCCATTGTGGAAGCCTCTCATCTGCCCATGTCGATCATCATCGTGGGCGTGGGAGGGGCCGATTTCGAGGCCATGGAGTTCCTGGACAGCGATGAGCGGTTGCTGCGTTCACCGAGGGGCGACACCGCCGCGCGAGACATTGTCCAGTTTGTGCCCTTCAGGATGTTTAAT GGGAATCACATGACCCTCACTCAGAGTGTCCTCGCCGAGCTTCCTGACCAAGTGACCTCCTTCTTCAACTCCTACAAGCTGAGGCCACCAAACATATCCAACAACCCAGAGCCGTCGTAG
- the rmdn1 gene encoding regulator of microtubule dynamics protein 1: MTMAGLILTRSISRVSLPFSGPVRMKGASRCSWTTVSRSRSAQISRRVTLLLGFPSVSCLAFGAYHQVQSSPVLHALEKDDILEQADYLFSCAETEKLYQLLLQCKNSDNVEFLWRLARACRDLAMLPDTEAARKKELVYEGFQYAKKALEMDDKCWAAHKWYGVCLSDIGEYEGIKVKLGNAYIIKEHLERAVELNPKDATSLYILGYWCFVFAGLPWYQRKVAAVIFASPPESTYEEALDFFLQAEEVDPNFYSKNLLMLGKTYLAMKDMTKALHWLTKAREYPAHSHEDKEVHKEAGELLKNFK; the protein is encoded by the exons ATGAC AATGGCTGGACTCATTCTGACGAGAAGTATCAGCCGCGTTTCGCTGCCTTTTTCTGGACCTGTCCGAATGAAAGGGGCCAGTAGATGCTCCTGGACGACGGTGAGCAGAAGCAGATCTGCTCAGATA AGCAGACGAGTGACTCTGCTGCTGGGCTTTCCCTCCGTCTCCTGTTTGGCCTTTGGAGCTTATCACCAAGTTCAGAGTTCACCTGTGCTTCATGCCTTAGAAAAAG ATGATATTTTGGAACAAGCAGACTACCTCTTCAGCTGTGCAGAGACGGAAAAACTCTACCAGCTGCTTTTGCAATGTAAAAACAG CGACAATGTGGAGTTCCTGTGGAGGTTGGCCCGCGCGTGCCGGGACCTCGCCATGCTGCCCGACACGGAGGCCGCGCGGAAGAAAGAGCTTGTATACGAGGGTTTTCAATACGCAAAGAAGGCGCTGGAGATGGATGACAAGTGTTGGGCGGCGCACAAA TGGTACGGGGTGTGTCTCAGTGATATAGGAGAATATGAAGGAATCAAGGTGAAGTTAGGAAACGCCTACATCATCAAGGAGCATCTGGAG CGTGCCGTAGAACTAAACCCCAAGGATGCGACCTCCCTCTACATACTGGGTTACTG GTGCTTTGTCTTCGCGGGGCTGCCGTGGTATCAGCGCAAGGTGGCGGCCGTCATTTTCGCCTCGCCCCCGGAATCCACATACGAAGAG GCGTTGGACTTCTTCCTGCAAGCTGAAGAAG TCGATCCCAACTTCTACAGCAAAAACCTCCTCATGCTGGGGAAGACGTACCTGGCCATGAAGGACATGACGAAGGCTCTGCACTGGCTGACCAAAGCTAGAGAATATCCTGCTCACTCTCATGAGGACAAGGAG GTCCATAAAGAGGCAGGGGAACTGTTGAAGAACTTCAAGTGA